The following is a genomic window from Chloracidobacterium sp..
GGATTATCTCACGTCATTGCCGGCAAAAGAAAAGGAGGCGGCCGCAAAGCCGCCTCGATAACGGATGTTCGAGCAGAGGCCTCAGTAGATCACTTGACCGACGGCGTTTATGATGCGGGTGCGCGCAAGGCGTGCATCAAGCGAGGTCGCCTGATATTCGAGCGTCGCCGGGCCGCCGAATTGGCTCTGTACGAGCGAGACGAAATTGTTCTGAAATGAGCGGAATCGCGGGACATTGCCGCGCTGATTGAAGATCACAAAAAGCAGCCTGCCGTTGCGGGTATTCATCTCGCCGGCAAGTGCGCTGACGCCGGAATCTGTAACGCCGAGCGTTCCGGTCTTGCCCACTACGCTGCCCGCAGCGAAATCAGAGGCGAATCTCGACTCGAGCGTACCTTTATCGACGCCGGCGACGGGCATAATGTCGCTGAACGTCATCCGATATCTTGCGAGGTCGCTGCGGAGTGCCCGCAGGATCGACATCATCGCATTGGGCGTAACACGGTTGTAGCCGAGGCCGCTCGCGGTCTGGATAGAGAATTCGTTCGCCGGTACCGCTGCATTCTGCTGGACGAGCCGTGCGACGGCGTATGGGCCGCCAAGCATATCGCCTAGACGCTCGGCTAGGAAATTGTTCGAGTAGCAAAGGGTCGCCTTTATGATCTCACGCATCGGAGCCGATTCGTGTGTGAAAAGATGCGTCAGGCTGCTCGGTATCGGCTGAACATACGAGCCGCCCGTAAAGCTTACGCTCGGATTGCTCGCAACCGACGACATACGACCCGAATTCTGCAGGAACATCAGCCAGACCTTTGTTGCGGCTGCCGAGCGTGTGGCGGAATTCAGCGCATCGTGCAGCATCTCAGCAGAACGCATTGCCGAACCGTTATAGTTCATTGCAAAGTTGTCTGTAACTACAAGATCGCCCGTGATCGAACGGATGCCGAGGCGGTTCAATTCGCTTGCAAGCGTTACTGCGTGTTCATAACCGAACATCGGGTCCCTGCCCGAGATATAGAGATTGCCGATGAGTGTCGCCGTGCTGCGGTCGATCGCTCCGTCGGTATAGATGTTCGTGGCAAAGCGGAACTCCGGCCCGAAGGTTTTCAAAACAGCATAGGCTGTCGCAACTTTGACGTTCGAAGCGGGATTGAACAAAAGGCCGGAATTGCTTTCAAGCACGGTCTTGCCGTCGAGCGTTTCGATCAGAATGCCCGTATAGCCCGGTATAGAGACCTCGGCAAGAGCAGGAAAGTTCGTCCTGACACTGCTCGCCGCAGGGACTGCGGACGCCGCAGTTGTTGACGCTGAACCTGTCTTTTTAACGAGCGGATCGACAGGGCGAACCGCCGGTGTCGGCGTTGGCGATACTACCTTTATGTCTTGGAGGAACGGTGCAGGCTGAGCAAAGCCTGCTGCTGCAAAGGCAAAGACGCTGAGGCATAACCCGATGGCTTTCGTTGTGATGGACACTCGCATTCTTTCGCTTTTCTTGCTGTCGGCGGGCAAGTACTCCCCGGTTCGGCGGGAACGACAGCCTACGAATGATGATATCACATTGGCGAGCATCTTTTGCATCACATTTTTGCAATGCACTCATCGTGCAACGCCGCCGCCCCAAAAGAGTTCGGCGCGAAGCTTTGATGAACCTGCATCGCGTGATGATGCCAGCTATCCGCTACCTCACGGTCAACTCGAACGGCATTAGCAGCATAGCGTTGCCTTGCTGCATTTGATCGAGCAGTGCTGCGTAGCGGAATGATCGGCGGACGTCAGCAGGCAGGGCCTCCAAAACTGCAGTTTTTGCAATGTCCTCCTTTGTTTGCGAAACGGAAGCATTCTCAAGATCGAGAAGTGATTCGAAGAACGACTTCGGCGCCGGCATTACGACACGCTTGACGTCCTTATCCGGTGCAAGGTTAGCTAACTGTTTTGCGATATCGATCGCCTTTTCGAGGCCGCCGAACTCATCTATCAGACCGTTTTCCTTTGCCTGCGTACCTGTCCAAACGCGGCCTTGGCCGAGAGTATTCACTTTTTCATCGGTTATGTTGCGGCCCTTTGCGACCTTGGGAACAAAGCTGTCGAAGTAAATGCTGTTGGCCTGCTCCGTCATCTTTTGCTTTTCTTCAGGCGTCCAATGTTCGGTCTCGCGAAAGATGCCGGCGTTCTTGCCCCGCATTACATATTGGTTCGAGACGCCGAGCCAATCGTAGAGACCCTTGACGACAGGCTTGCCCATAAAGACGCCTATCGAACCGGTTACGGTCGATGGTTCGGCGACGATCTTATTCGCGTTGCAGCTAATGTAATAGCCGCCGGATGCCGCGACATCAGCCATCGAGACGACGACAGGCTTCTTTGCCTTTGCATTTTCGATCGCGAACCACATCACATCGGACGCCAATGCAGAACCGCCCGGCGAATCGACGCGCAGTACGATGGCCTTTATTCGGTCGTCCTTTGCGGCATCGTTCACCGCTTGGACGATAGTGTCGGAGCCTACGACCTCGCCGTTCAGGGCACCGCTTGATGATTTGCCGCTGTTGATAGCACCGGATGCATAGATAACTGCGACGCGCTCGCCGTTGTTGAGGCCGAGCGAATCCGAAGGTATCTCGCGATAGCGTGTGTCGCTAATGGTTCGCAGCTCATCATCAGAGCCGTAGCCGAGGCGGGCCTTCAGCTGATCGTCAACCTGTACACGATAAATTGCATCGTCTATGAGGCCGCTTTCTTTTGCCTGCATTGCGTGGTACGGCGCCGAATCGATCAACGCTTTTGCCTCATCCTCGGTCTTGCCGCGTGATTCAGCGATCGCCTTTACCAAGCGGCCGTAATATTCGTCGAGCAGAGCGTTGATGACCTCACGCTGGCCTTCGCCCATTTCTTTTTTCGTGTATTGATCGGGTGCGTTCTTGTATTTCGGGCCGATCTGTATGACATCAGCCTCGACGCCGAGCTTGTCGAGCGAGCCTTTGTAGAACATCGCTTCGGCTGCAAGCCCATTCACATAAAGATCGCCGGGTGGCGGCATATAGATCTTTTCGGCGGCGGTCGCGATGTAATATTCCTTGTTCATCCCGAGCTCCATATAGGCATACACGGGTTTGCCGGTGCTGCGAACATCGGCGATCGCATCGCGAAGTTCGTCAGCTTTGCCCCATCCGATGCCCGGCATATTTATATCGAGCAGAACGGCGCCGATGCGCCCATCGACCTTTGCCTTCCGAAGCTGCGTCAGCAGCCCAGTGAATGATTGCTTTGCGCCGATGCCGAAAGCCTTGGCGAACGGGTCGTCGGCTGCATTATCAGGCAGGTCGCCGGTCACATTGAGCACCAGTACGGTGTTCTTTTCAACGCTAGGACGATTGATCGACTCGGCGATCAGCACGAGCCCAATGATGGCTGCCAGCCCGATAATTAGGACGAGGCCGCCGACGATCAGCAATACTTTTATGGTCTTGGACATTTTATCTTCGTTTCCGCGGTGAAGTTTCGGTCGATATTTTGAATACGATACGAGCGGACAAAAGGTTTGTGAAGCGCTCTGTTCGAACTGCCGTAAATTCTAGCTAACGGGAGCCGCAAAGCCAATCCCCCGCATCAAACAGTGAACAACACAAGCCCTCTTTGAGGGTTTTTGCGATTGCGATATCATCTAGTATTTATTATGGCAAAGCGTGGCCCGATACTTGTTTGCGACGACGAAGAGATAATGCGCGATGTGCTCGAGACCATTCTCTCGGGCGCGGGTTATCGTGTCGATCTCGCAAAGACCGGCGAAGAAGCTGTCGAAATGTATTCGCAGCGGCCCTACGATCTGGTGTTGATGGATGTGTCAATGCCGGGAATGGGCGGCTTGACCGCGCTTGATGAGCTTATAAAGCTAGACGAAGAGGCCGTCGTCCTGATGATAACGGCCTATGCGACGTTCGATACGGCGATCTCGGCCTGGGAAAAGGGTGCGGCGGGTGTTATCCGCAAGCCTTTTCAGAATGAACAGATACTTTCGCTCGTTGCCCGCGGCATTAAGAACCGCAAAAAGGACGAAGAGCGCCGCGTACTCCGTCAAGCGATGGCAAAGTCTGTCAAGCGCGATGATTTTATCGGCAGATCGAATGTTATGGAGGACGTGTTTCGCCTAGTAGAGCGCGTTGCCCCTGCGCGATCGACCGTTCTCATTTCAGGCGAAAGCGGCACGGGAAAGGAACTTGTCGCAAAGGCGATCCACGAGGCAAGCCCGCGCTCGGAAGATCCGTTCGTCGTCGTTAACTGCTCGAATATACCGTCGGAACTGCTCGAAAGCGAACTCTTCGGCCACGCAAAAGGAGCATTTACGGGAGCGGTCGCCGCAAAGAAAGGCCTATTCGAGGTTGCCGACAGCGGTTCGATATTTCTTGATGAAATAGGCGACCTCAGACCGGAGCTTCAGGTTCGCCTGCTTCGCGTGATCCAAGAGCGCGAATTCACGCCGCTCGGCGAGACAAGCCCGACAAAGGTCGATGTCAGGATAATCGCGGCGACCAACGTCGATCTGAAAGAGGCTGTGCGGAACGGGCAGTTCCGCGAAGACCTTTATTTCCGGCTGTCCGTGGTGCCGATCGAGCTGCCGAGCCTTCGTGACCGCCGCGAGGATATATTGCCGCTGATGCAGCATTTTATCAGAAAGTATAACGAGGAGAACGGTCGGCAGATATCGGAGAATGTCTCGGCTGAGGTGCTTTCACTTCTCGAGGCGTACAGCTATCCGGGCAACGTTCGCGAGCTTGAAAATATCA
Proteins encoded in this region:
- a CDS encoding sigma-54-dependent Fis family transcriptional regulator; this translates as MAKRGPILVCDDEEIMRDVLETILSGAGYRVDLAKTGEEAVEMYSQRPYDLVLMDVSMPGMGGLTALDELIKLDEEAVVLMITAYATFDTAISAWEKGAAGVIRKPFQNEQILSLVARGIKNRKKDEERRVLRQAMAKSVKRDDFIGRSNVMEDVFRLVERVAPARSTVLISGESGTGKELVAKAIHEASPRSEDPFVVVNCSNIPSELLESELFGHAKGAFTGAVAAKKGLFEVADSGSIFLDEIGDLRPELQVRLLRVIQEREFTPLGETSPTKVDVRIIAATNVDLKEAVRNGQFREDLYFRLSVVPIELPSLRDRREDILPLMQHFIRKYNEENGRQISENVSAEVLSLLEAYSYPGNVRELENIIERAVVIAPNDEITVDCLRPEVRDPELAFEMLRSTEGTSTHLDISRGINFYDEVKRFEVDLIRRALDQTGGHQSRAARLLGLNATTLNSKIKTHNIPIRNQ
- the sppA gene encoding signal peptide peptidase SppA, with amino-acid sequence MSKTIKVLLIVGGLVLIIGLAAIIGLVLIAESINRPSVEKNTVLVLNVTGDLPDNAADDPFAKAFGIGAKQSFTGLLTQLRKAKVDGRIGAVLLDINMPGIGWGKADELRDAIADVRSTGKPVYAYMELGMNKEYYIATAAEKIYMPPPGDLYVNGLAAEAMFYKGSLDKLGVEADVIQIGPKYKNAPDQYTKKEMGEGQREVINALLDEYYGRLVKAIAESRGKTEDEAKALIDSAPYHAMQAKESGLIDDAIYRVQVDDQLKARLGYGSDDELRTISDTRYREIPSDSLGLNNGERVAVIYASGAINSGKSSSGALNGEVVGSDTIVQAVNDAAKDDRIKAIVLRVDSPGGSALASDVMWFAIENAKAKKPVVVSMADVAASGGYYISCNANKIVAEPSTVTGSIGVFMGKPVVKGLYDWLGVSNQYVMRGKNAGIFRETEHWTPEEKQKMTEQANSIYFDSFVPKVAKGRNITDEKVNTLGQGRVWTGTQAKENGLIDEFGGLEKAIDIAKQLANLAPDKDVKRVVMPAPKSFFESLLDLENASVSQTKEDIAKTAVLEALPADVRRSFRYAALLDQMQQGNAMLLMPFELTVR
- a CDS encoding D-alanyl-D-alanine carboxypeptidase, giving the protein MSITTKAIGLCLSVFAFAAAGFAQPAPFLQDIKVVSPTPTPAVRPVDPLVKKTGSASTTAASAVPAASSVRTNFPALAEVSIPGYTGILIETLDGKTVLESNSGLLFNPASNVKVATAYAVLKTFGPEFRFATNIYTDGAIDRSTATLIGNLYISGRDPMFGYEHAVTLASELNRLGIRSITGDLVVTDNFAMNYNGSAMRSAEMLHDALNSATRSAAATKVWLMFLQNSGRMSSVASNPSVSFTGGSYVQPIPSSLTHLFTHESAPMREIIKATLCYSNNFLAERLGDMLGGPYAVARLVQQNAAVPANEFSIQTASGLGYNRVTPNAMMSILRALRSDLARYRMTFSDIMPVAGVDKGTLESRFASDFAAGSVVGKTGTLGVTDSGVSALAGEMNTRNGRLLFVIFNQRGNVPRFRSFQNNFVSLVQSQFGGPATLEYQATSLDARLARTRIINAVGQVIY